In Rhodamnia argentea isolate NSW1041297 chromosome 4, ASM2092103v1, whole genome shotgun sequence, the following proteins share a genomic window:
- the LOC115736198 gene encoding preprotein translocase subunit SCY1, chloroplastic, which translates to MLITVGEAAATVSSWPLCSSSPASSSKQRQWVCRAGFGTRRKPSLKLGLVSNNSSEGTVFDPLGIDSHHSSGLNSTWKSFLDLFVPISESSSSTRREKTSSRGVAAAIEDSSIDFGDFFKGPLPGKFLKLLGYLALSRLGIYVPLGGVNREAFAGNLDQNSFLSTLDSFSGGGIGRLGICSLGIVPFINAQIVFQLLAQIYPKLQDLQKREGEAGRKKILQYTRYASVGFAIVQAIGQVLYLRPYVEDFSTEWALSSVALLTLGSVFTTYLGERISDLKLGNGTSLLIFTSIISYLPASFGRTVAQAYQDGNYVGLATIILSFVLLVLGIVYVQEAERKIPLNYASRYTSRSGGLQKSAYLPFKVNSSGVMPIIFSTSSLALPGTIARFTGLAVLKNAAVALYPGGSLYLPTNILLIAFFNYYYTFLQLDPDDVSEQLKRQGASIPLVRPGKTTAAFIKTVLSRISVLGSAFLAILAAGPAVVEQVTHLTAFRGFAGTSVLILVGCATDTARKVQAEIISQKYKNIEFYDIDKYGQ; encoded by the exons CGAAGCAGAGACAATGGGTTTGCAGGGCCGGTTTCGGTACCCGAAGAAAGCCCTCCTTGAAGCTCGGTCTCGTGTCTAACAACAG TTCTGAGGGCACTGTTTTTGATCCTTTGGGAATAGATTCACATCATTCCTCTGGGCTGAACTCCACATGGAAAAGCTTTCTAGATTTGTTTGTACCAATATCTGAGAGCTCCTCAAGtacaagaagggaaaaaacatCATCTCGTGGAGTGGCAG CTGCAATTGAGGATAGTTCTATTGATTTCGGTGATTTCTTTAAAGGGCCATTGCCAGGGAAATTTCTGAAGTTGTTGGGATATTTGGCCCTATCCCGATTAGGCATATATGTTCCCCTGGGAGGGGTAAACCGGGAAGCTTTTGCTGGGAATTTGGATCAGAATAGTTTCTTGAGCACTTTGGATTCTTTTTCTGGGGGAGGTATCGGTAGACTTGGGATCTGCTCCCTTGGTATTGTTCCCTTTATCAACGCACAAATTGTGTTTCAACTTTTGGCACAAATATATCCGAAGTTGCAAGACCTGCAAAAAAGAGAAGGTGAAGCTGGAAGGAAGAAAATTCTCCAATATACTCGATATGCTTCAGTCGGGTTTGCCATAGTACAG GCTATAGGCCAAGTACTCTACCTTCGTCCTTATGTTGAGGACTTCAGCACTGAGTGGGCCCTTTCTTCTGTTGCATTATTGACACTTGGCTCAGTGTTTACAACATACCTCGGAGAAAGGATCTCTGACCTGAAACTTGGAAACGGCACATCGCTGTTAATATTTACAAGCATAATCTCCTACTTACCAGCATCTTTTGGTCGAACAGTTGCACAAGCTTATCAGGATGGCAACTATGTTGGACTTGCCACCATCATTTTATCTTTCGTCCTCTTGGTTCTTGGTATTGTATATGTTCAG GAAGCAGAAAGGAAAATTCCACTTAACTATGCCTCAAGATACACCAGCAGAAGTGGAGGCCTACAAAAATCTGCATACTTACCCTTCAAG GTGAATAGCTCTGGAGTGATGCCCATTATATTTTCTACATCTTCATTGGCTCTTCCCGGAACCATCGCACGCTTCACAGGTTTAGCTGTACTGAAGAACGCTGCTGTGGCTCTATACCCCGGGG GTTCTCTATACCTGCCAACCAACATACTACTAATAGCCTTCTTCAACTACTACTACACTTTCCTACAGTTGGACCCTGATGATGTGAGTGAACAGCTGAAACGCCAAGGAGCATCAATACCCCTTGTTCGGCCGGGTAAAACTACAGCCGCATTCATCAAGACG GTCCTTAGTCGGATATCAGTTCTAGGGTCCGCATTTCTGGCCATCCTTGCTGCTGGTCCTGCAGTAGTCGAACAAGTCACACATCTCACAGCCTTCCGTGGATTCGCTGGTACGTCAGTTCTTATTCTGGTCGGATGTGCAACAGATACCGCGAGGAAAGTTCAAGCAGAGATAATATCCCAAAAATACAAGAATATAGAGTTCTACGACATCGACAAGTATGGCCAATAG